A genomic region of Rhodothermales bacterium contains the following coding sequences:
- a CDS encoding Type 1 glutamine amidotransferase-like domain-containing protein has translation MRSALLLGAVLIGCGSSPVVPEESTDPPVPRECPAISGGAETFDLAGGLADARRAPHRTIVLMGGGREHDTASRRFVEAANAGDVLVLRASGSLTSYPEYFGQQLDADPAPRTVRTIKAVGAAGGDAGVLCKVRGAEAIWLAGGDQWRYLGGWPDTLHEAISARADSGAAIGGTSAGAMVLGEAAFDARNASVTSQEALADPDGLGVTIMRSPVAQDELAGILVDTHFSERNREGRLLAFMARFQALVSRDEIHGLGLDEGVAVTISADSLGVHSSGGAAWFYRAASRSTTDSGPLEFPLVLRQELPGGYEGVWPPDPASPTPDTLRVIGGAIR, from the coding sequence ATGCGATCAGCCCTGCTTCTCGGTGCGGTCCTGATCGGCTGCGGCTCGAGCCCGGTCGTTCCGGAGGAGAGCACAGATCCCCCGGTGCCTCGAGAGTGCCCCGCCATTTCCGGCGGCGCGGAGACATTCGATCTGGCGGGAGGTTTGGCCGATGCACGCCGAGCACCGCATCGCACCATAGTGCTCATGGGAGGCGGGCGCGAGCATGACACGGCCTCGCGGCGGTTTGTAGAGGCCGCAAACGCGGGCGATGTGCTGGTGCTGCGGGCATCCGGCTCGCTCACTTCCTACCCCGAATATTTCGGGCAGCAACTGGACGCGGACCCCGCGCCGCGCACGGTGCGCACCATCAAGGCCGTCGGCGCGGCGGGCGGCGACGCGGGCGTACTGTGCAAGGTTCGGGGGGCGGAGGCCATCTGGCTCGCTGGTGGAGACCAGTGGCGCTACCTGGGCGGCTGGCCGGACACCCTGCACGAGGCGATATCGGCCAGGGCCGACAGTGGCGCGGCCATTGGGGGTACTTCTGCCGGCGCGATGGTGTTGGGAGAGGCCGCATTCGACGCCCGCAACGCCAGCGTGACCTCGCAGGAAGCCCTCGCGGACCCGGACGGGCTTGGCGTGACCATTATGCGGTCGCCCGTGGCGCAGGATGAGCTGGCTGGAATCCTTGTGGACACGCATTTTTCCGAGCGCAATCGAGAGGGGCGCCTGCTCGCGTTCATGGCGCGCTTCCAGGCCCTGGTGAGCCGCGACGAGATTCACGGGCTGGGGCTGGACGAAGGCGTGGCCGTCACTATTTCGGCGGATTCCTTGGGCGTGCATTCCTCGGGTGGCGCGGCCTGGTTCTATCGGGCGGCGTCGCGCAGTACGACAGATTCGGGGCCGCTCGAATTCCCGCTGGTTCTCCGTCAGGAGCTACCGGGCGGTTATGAGGGCGTGTGGCCGCCGGATCCCGCATCGCCCACACCCGACACCCTTCGTGTGATCGGAGGTGCCATTCGCTGA
- a CDS encoding FAD-dependent oxidoreductase — MIELPPHLKERTRILQDGHASTGEFVLYWMHHAMRDHENPALDVARVAAATLGKPLVVWSGLAGEHPHNNDRHFTFILESAREVHSALTRDGICAAFFLPEDPSEPSPLRRLFRRAAFTVVEDFPVPPFPRWTDGLLDDASGPVVAVDGHCIVPMQLAGRRFDRAFKFRQAVGAEFDRRVGMQWPETSHRPREADGLELGEGLVDWAVPIPELVSRCRIDHSVGPVPDTPGGSAAGYGRWNRFLKEGLSGYARKRNDAGVPSPQGVSRMSAYLHYGCVSPMRLAREAAAAGGKGAEKYLDELFVWRELAHNYCYHTRGLRGLTALPDWALDTLEKHRDDPRDTYSAEAIERAGTGDELWNLAQTSLLRNGELHNNLRMTWGKKLVEWGRTPEEALAYLLDLNNRYALDGSDPNSYGGLLWCMGLFDRPFPPEKPVLGLLRPRSSAAHARRLDMEAYAQRIRTRFVRPTVAVIGAGISGLAAARTLQDNGCEVRLFDKGSRPGGRLASRADCDHGAQYFTARDPRFERWVRIWEEAGVVALWKGRLGAFENGTLTDKQGGPRRWVGTPTNNAVAGHLAADLHVVTGSTVRRVERSVSGWTVHAESESRSDFDALIVTVPQPQASSLMQASGLDQRLVPDARMHPCWTVVLRLEADHASEFDGVFVNDGPLSWIARNSSKPERPGEAVWVLQAGPKWSSAHLEDDPEAVATHLMQAGARVLGEPWPAVNDRFVHRWRYALGSADEFSGGAHYDAEHRLAFAGDWLNGGRVEGAWLSGIAAAGFLLRDQRLSAYPASQGSLFQT, encoded by the coding sequence ATGATCGAACTTCCGCCTCATCTCAAGGAACGAACGCGCATCCTCCAGGATGGTCATGCCTCCACCGGAGAGTTCGTGCTGTACTGGATGCATCATGCGATGCGGGATCATGAGAACCCGGCCCTGGACGTCGCGCGGGTGGCGGCGGCGACCCTGGGTAAACCCCTTGTGGTGTGGTCGGGCCTTGCAGGGGAGCACCCGCACAACAATGACCGGCACTTCACCTTCATCCTCGAGAGCGCGCGGGAAGTACATTCGGCGCTGACCCGCGACGGGATCTGCGCGGCATTCTTCCTGCCTGAAGACCCTTCCGAGCCGTCGCCGCTGAGGCGGTTGTTCCGACGCGCGGCATTTACCGTCGTGGAGGATTTTCCGGTGCCGCCGTTTCCGAGGTGGACGGATGGGCTGCTTGATGACGCTTCGGGACCAGTGGTCGCTGTGGACGGCCACTGCATCGTGCCGATGCAACTTGCCGGCCGACGATTCGACCGGGCCTTCAAGTTCAGGCAAGCCGTTGGCGCCGAATTCGATCGCCGTGTGGGCATGCAGTGGCCTGAAACGAGCCATCGGCCGCGGGAGGCCGATGGGCTCGAACTGGGAGAAGGCCTCGTGGATTGGGCAGTGCCGATTCCTGAACTGGTCAGCCGGTGCCGCATCGACCACTCCGTCGGCCCGGTCCCGGATACGCCCGGAGGGTCAGCCGCTGGCTATGGCCGCTGGAACCGCTTCCTGAAGGAAGGCTTGAGCGGCTACGCCCGCAAACGCAATGACGCTGGCGTCCCGAGTCCCCAAGGCGTGAGCCGGATGTCCGCCTACCTGCACTATGGCTGCGTGTCCCCTATGCGCCTTGCCCGGGAGGCAGCTGCGGCCGGTGGGAAGGGGGCCGAGAAGTATCTGGACGAGCTGTTCGTGTGGCGGGAGTTGGCCCACAACTATTGCTACCACACGCGGGGTCTGCGGGGCCTCACGGCACTGCCTGACTGGGCCCTTGACACGCTAGAGAAGCACAGAGACGATCCTCGCGACACGTACAGCGCCGAGGCCATCGAGCGGGCCGGTACGGGCGATGAACTCTGGAATCTCGCCCAGACCTCACTACTGCGAAACGGCGAGCTACACAACAATCTGCGCATGACGTGGGGGAAGAAGCTGGTCGAGTGGGGTCGCACACCAGAGGAAGCGCTCGCTTACCTCCTCGATCTGAACAATCGATATGCCCTCGACGGCTCGGACCCGAACTCCTACGGTGGCCTTCTGTGGTGCATGGGATTGTTTGACCGTCCCTTCCCGCCGGAGAAGCCGGTCCTGGGATTGCTGCGCCCGCGAAGCAGCGCGGCGCACGCGCGCCGGCTGGACATGGAAGCCTACGCGCAGCGCATCCGAACCCGGTTTGTCCGACCGACCGTAGCGGTGATCGGAGCCGGAATCTCGGGCCTTGCTGCTGCGCGCACCCTTCAGGACAATGGATGTGAAGTGCGCCTCTTTGACAAGGGCAGCCGGCCGGGCGGGCGCCTGGCGTCGCGCGCGGATTGCGATCATGGTGCTCAATACTTCACGGCGCGCGACCCGCGATTCGAGCGATGGGTGCGTATCTGGGAGGAGGCGGGCGTGGTGGCCCTTTGGAAGGGACGCCTCGGCGCGTTCGAAAACGGCACCCTGACTGACAAGCAAGGCGGACCAAGGCGCTGGGTCGGCACACCAACCAACAATGCTGTAGCTGGTCATCTGGCGGCGGATCTTCACGTAGTGACCGGCTCCACCGTGCGGCGTGTGGAGCGGTCCGTCAGCGGGTGGACCGTGCACGCCGAGAGTGAGTCGCGTTCGGACTTTGATGCACTGATAGTGACCGTTCCGCAGCCGCAGGCCTCATCGCTCATGCAGGCTTCGGGGCTGGATCAGCGCCTCGTTCCGGATGCCAGGATGCATCCTTGTTGGACAGTGGTACTCCGACTGGAGGCAGATCACGCATCGGAGTTTGACGGGGTCTTTGTCAACGATGGCCCCCTGTCCTGGATCGCCAGAAATTCGAGTAAACCAGAGCGGCCGGGCGAGGCTGTGTGGGTACTTCAGGCGGGCCCGAAGTGGTCCTCCGCACACCTGGAGGACGACCCCGAAGCGGTGGCCACCCATCTGATGCAGGCCGGAGCACGCGTGCTCGGCGAGCCCTGGCCCGCCGTCAACGACCGGTTTGTGCACCGGTGGCGTTATGCGCTGGGATCGGCCGACGAGTTCTCGGGTGGCGCCCACTACGACGCCGAGCATCGGTTGGCATTTGCCGGCGACTGGCTGAATGGTGGCCGGGTCGAAGGGGCCTGGCTCAGCGGCATCGCGGCGGCAGGCTTTCTCCTTCGGGACCAGCGCCTGAGTGCGTACCCGGCGTCCCAGGGCTCGCTTTTCCAGACATGA
- a CDS encoding mechanosensitive ion channel family protein: protein MGEFVDGVLTRLQEQFQLDSIAEALGVLAASLVVGMAVFAAFYLVWRLLDLVLRSIIKRSSRIDETSASFLKTALKFLVLTLGVVQALAATGIDTGAVVASLGLAGLTIGFAARDALSNLISGILIFWDRPFVIGDLVEVEGHYGRVDQITLRSTRVVTVDGKMLAVPNTTIINSTVTSYTNFPHLRLDVAVTVDVSENLDHVRRILLALVRKQDGFMTEPPPRMVVTALNDYNTEVMLQAWIEDEREHIKMRFELRERIFEALNEAGINMPYETIQLAPVEVRQVG from the coding sequence ATGGGCGAATTCGTTGACGGTGTGCTGACACGGCTCCAGGAGCAGTTTCAGCTCGATTCCATCGCCGAGGCACTCGGCGTGCTGGCCGCAAGTCTGGTGGTTGGCATGGCGGTTTTTGCGGCCTTCTATCTGGTCTGGCGCCTGCTGGATCTGGTGCTTCGGTCCATCATCAAGCGGTCCTCCCGGATCGATGAAACCTCCGCCAGCTTCCTCAAGACCGCGTTGAAATTCCTGGTGCTGACTCTGGGCGTTGTCCAGGCGCTTGCGGCCACGGGGATCGACACTGGTGCCGTGGTCGCCAGTCTCGGTTTGGCCGGCCTGACCATCGGTTTTGCGGCTCGCGATGCCCTTTCCAACCTGATTTCGGGCATTCTGATTTTCTGGGACCGCCCCTTCGTGATCGGCGACCTGGTGGAAGTCGAGGGTCACTACGGCCGCGTGGATCAAATCACCCTGCGCAGCACGCGTGTGGTGACCGTGGACGGCAAGATGCTGGCGGTGCCCAATACAACGATCATCAACAGTACGGTGACATCGTACACCAACTTCCCGCATCTGCGGCTGGACGTAGCAGTCACGGTTGACGTAAGCGAAAACCTGGACCACGTGCGACGGATTCTCCTGGCCCTGGTCCGAAAGCAGGACGGGTTCATGACGGAGCCGCCGCCCCGCATGGTCGTCACGGCCCTCAATGACTACAACACGGAGGTCATGTTGCAGGCCTGGATCGAGGATGAGCGGGAGCACATCAAAATGCGGTTTGAACTGAGGGAGCGCATCTTTGAGGCGCTGAATGAGGCAGGCATCAACATGCCGTATGAGACCATTCAGCTTGCCCCTGTTGAGGTCAGACAAGTCGGCTAG
- a CDS encoding glycosyltransferase family 2 protein gives MHSPRVTVAMAAYNAETTLVEAVESILWQTLGDWELLIAEDGSSDGTPALAQSWKDPRIRVLKDGFNRGKPVRMNQMIRAARAPLFAIMDADDIAYPTRLEKQVAFMEAHPEVDLLAAGMATFDGEGNVGRWRRMRTEHEEIARTPWLGFHFNSPTWLGRTEWFERYRYREDLRAAEDEDLLLRAVEDSRFAALPELLLAYRIDRWSWSKARRMRRDHVRSLFEAAKQQRDVRPMAGIAIHGAKLLREGLAVAAGKQEDILAHRSLTLSRTDEATLRDLLVRIRAQGDGR, from the coding sequence ATGCATAGTCCCCGCGTCACGGTCGCCATGGCCGCCTACAACGCCGAAACCACCCTGGTGGAGGCCGTCGAGAGCATTCTCTGGCAGACGCTCGGCGACTGGGAACTCCTGATCGCGGAAGACGGGTCGAGCGACGGCACGCCGGCGCTGGCCCAGAGCTGGAAGGACCCGCGTATCCGTGTACTGAAGGATGGGTTCAATCGCGGCAAGCCGGTTCGTATGAACCAGATGATTCGGGCGGCACGGGCACCGTTGTTCGCCATCATGGACGCGGACGACATCGCCTATCCGACCCGCCTCGAGAAACAGGTCGCGTTCATGGAGGCGCACCCGGAGGTTGACCTCCTGGCAGCCGGAATGGCGACCTTCGACGGCGAGGGCAACGTGGGACGATGGCGTCGCATGCGGACCGAGCACGAGGAGATTGCCCGCACTCCGTGGCTGGGTTTCCACTTCAATTCTCCCACCTGGCTGGGTCGCACGGAGTGGTTTGAACGGTATCGGTACCGGGAGGACCTCAGGGCCGCCGAAGACGAGGACCTGCTGCTTCGTGCGGTGGAGGACTCCCGTTTCGCTGCCCTGCCTGAACTGCTTCTGGCGTACCGCATCGACCGCTGGTCGTGGTCCAAGGCGCGGCGCATGCGCCGGGATCACGTGCGCAGCCTGTTTGAGGCCGCGAAACAGCAGCGCGACGTGCGGCCGATGGCCGGCATCGCGATTCACGGAGCCAAGCTGCTCCGCGAAGGCCTTGCGGTCGCCGCAGGCAAACAGGAAGACATTCTGGCCCATCGGTCCCTGACGCTGTCCAGGACTGATGAGGCCACGCTGAGAGATTTGCTGGTACGCATCCGTGCTCAGGGAGACGGCCGATGA
- a CDS encoding M20/M25/M40 family metallo-hydrolase yields MRLLIPLLILLLAPPVAAQTTATEDRILDEVASRADAAIDLLETAVNLNSGTMNFDGVRAVGELYAREFDAIGLETEWVDGSGFDRAGHLIARHQGSGSGPHLLLIGHLDTVFEPDSPFQRFERDGDRADGPGVVDMKGGNTVIVHALGALRRAGVLDGITLTVVLTGDEERSGRPLDAARKDLIDAARDADIALAFENGDSNPRTAVVARRGSTGWKLTVKGTPAHSSQLFQPTVGAGAIYEASRILAGFYEALAGEQNLTFNPGFIVGGTEVSHDAFSADGTAFGKNNVVAEHAIVTGDLRAISLEQLERTRERMRFVARHNLPGTEATIEFDDGYPPLAPTEGNYRLLALFDEVSRDLGHGPVAPVNPRNAGAADVSFTAGLVEMAIDGLGPGGGDDHTVDEWIDLPTLEMQTRRAAILIWRLAGSDNS; encoded by the coding sequence ATGCGCCTGCTGATCCCCCTCCTGATTCTCCTCCTGGCTCCTCCGGTTGCCGCCCAGACAACGGCCACCGAAGACCGCATTCTAGACGAAGTCGCCAGTCGGGCCGATGCCGCCATCGATCTGCTGGAAACGGCCGTCAACCTGAACTCGGGCACCATGAACTTTGATGGCGTGCGTGCCGTCGGTGAGCTCTACGCCCGCGAGTTCGACGCGATCGGTCTGGAAACCGAGTGGGTCGACGGCAGCGGGTTCGATCGCGCCGGCCACCTGATTGCCCGCCACCAGGGTAGCGGATCAGGGCCACATCTGCTTCTGATCGGGCATCTGGATACCGTGTTCGAGCCCGACAGTCCCTTTCAGCGATTTGAACGTGATGGGGACCGTGCGGACGGACCGGGCGTGGTCGATATGAAAGGCGGCAACACGGTAATTGTGCACGCCCTCGGAGCACTCCGGCGAGCAGGGGTGCTCGACGGCATCACGCTTACCGTGGTGTTGACGGGCGATGAAGAGCGCAGCGGCCGTCCGCTCGATGCGGCCCGTAAGGACCTGATCGATGCGGCCCGAGATGCCGACATCGCGCTGGCATTCGAAAACGGAGATTCAAATCCGCGTACAGCCGTGGTCGCACGTCGGGGCTCTACCGGCTGGAAGCTCACCGTCAAGGGCACACCTGCGCATTCGAGTCAGTTGTTTCAGCCGACGGTGGGCGCTGGAGCCATCTACGAGGCCTCGCGCATACTGGCCGGGTTCTATGAGGCATTGGCCGGGGAGCAGAATCTGACCTTCAACCCGGGGTTTATTGTCGGCGGTACCGAGGTCAGTCACGACGCATTTTCGGCCGACGGCACGGCGTTCGGCAAGAACAACGTGGTGGCCGAGCACGCGATCGTCACCGGGGACCTGCGGGCTATTTCTCTTGAGCAGCTTGAGCGCACCAGAGAGCGCATGCGCTTTGTGGCGCGCCACAATCTACCGGGGACCGAGGCCACCATCGAGTTTGACGACGGCTATCCGCCGCTGGCACCGACGGAGGGCAACTACCGTTTGCTGGCCCTGTTCGACGAGGTGAGCCGTGACCTCGGCCACGGACCGGTGGCCCCGGTGAACCCTCGGAACGCCGGTGCGGCGGACGTGTCCTTTACCGCCGGGCTCGTGGAGATGGCCATCGATGGGCTCGGTCCGGGTGGGGGAGACGACCACACGGTGGACGAATGGATTGACCTGCCCACGCTCGAAATGCAGACCCGGCGTGCAGCCATCCTGATCTGGCGCCTGGCCGGATCTGACAACTCATAG
- a CDS encoding TonB-dependent receptor: protein MLREHVALRISCILLLFGLVLFAAPATAQTHAVRGLVTDASDGRPLPGANVRLLQQGRLVDGAVSRGDGLYQVSNLSAGPYRVEVTFVGFVTHVDTVRLGDADFYTLNVALRPATEELEEVVVSAEAGMAATDAGLQVVRGSDLQRIPTPDVSGDLASYLQAMPSVVFLGDRGGQLYIRGGTPSQNLVLMDGLQVYQPFHIVGFFSAFPEELVSYADVYAGGFGARYSGRLSAVVDVKTRSGDVNNSRSSLAFSPFLMSATSEGPLTRGVTSWLASVRKSVIEPVSGTFSDQALPFSFGDIFLKVNRADRSRATCSWTTLHTWDRGLIDPDDESDDVFRWNNTLTGGRCLTFPSASPYLFELTGGVSHVSNEVGNRDDPERSSSALRAHFGIDLTRFLNESELGMGFHTSMSWLGFRLGEQFGVFEEENDLLFDVGGYVWSTIALGPRTSVSPGLAVTFRKDQPASFEPRLRLAWNAPFGGEVTGALGRYTQTLVGISDERDAGSAFIAWMSDPSGGAQARAIHALAGYKTRLASRWHIASEVFHKRMRELPVPIWSTIARFTTTLDLVKATSSGADLRLEYTGPRWYAYTSYGFSRTLYRAEQEQFFEWFGEPVQEYNPPHDRRHQVQALIGYSLSGFDLSVRWQYGSGLPYTRPIGFDEQLQFDPLADPREDFGTTRILYRKPYQARLPGYHRLDVSVERRVTGRKAQLTLRGGVINAYNRDNLFYFDLFTVRRVDQLPLIPILGIKLDLL, encoded by the coding sequence TTGCTTCGAGAACACGTCGCCCTCAGGATCAGCTGCATCCTGCTCCTGTTCGGCCTCGTTCTGTTCGCGGCCCCGGCGACCGCCCAGACTCACGCGGTCAGGGGTCTTGTGACGGACGCCTCGGACGGACGGCCCCTCCCCGGAGCCAACGTGCGGCTGCTCCAGCAGGGCCGGCTGGTTGACGGAGCGGTCAGCCGGGGAGACGGGCTCTATCAGGTGTCGAATCTTTCGGCCGGCCCCTACCGGGTAGAGGTCACATTCGTCGGTTTTGTAACGCACGTGGATACCGTGCGCCTCGGGGACGCCGACTTCTACACCCTCAACGTGGCCCTGCGTCCCGCCACCGAAGAGCTGGAAGAAGTCGTTGTTTCCGCCGAGGCAGGCATGGCCGCCACGGACGCCGGTTTACAGGTGGTTCGTGGCTCGGATCTGCAGCGCATCCCGACTCCCGACGTGTCCGGGGATCTTGCTTCGTACCTGCAGGCCATGCCGAGTGTGGTGTTCCTGGGTGATCGTGGCGGGCAACTGTACATCCGTGGCGGAACTCCATCGCAGAACCTGGTGCTCATGGACGGGCTGCAGGTGTACCAGCCCTTTCACATCGTCGGGTTCTTTTCGGCGTTCCCGGAAGAGCTCGTTTCCTACGCCGACGTCTACGCCGGGGGGTTCGGGGCACGCTATTCCGGGCGCCTGTCGGCCGTGGTTGACGTCAAGACCCGTTCGGGCGATGTGAACAACAGCCGGTCCTCACTGGCCTTCAGTCCATTCCTGATGTCGGCCACGTCCGAGGGCCCGTTGACCCGGGGTGTGACCTCCTGGCTGGCGTCGGTGCGCAAATCCGTTATCGAGCCTGTCTCTGGCACCTTTTCCGATCAGGCGCTTCCGTTCTCATTCGGCGACATTTTCCTCAAAGTCAACCGGGCGGACCGCAGCCGGGCCACCTGCTCCTGGACCACACTGCACACCTGGGACAGAGGCCTGATAGATCCCGACGACGAGTCCGATGACGTATTCCGCTGGAACAACACCCTGACCGGCGGTCGCTGCCTCACGTTTCCTTCGGCCTCCCCCTACCTGTTTGAGCTCACGGGTGGGGTCTCCCATGTGAGCAATGAAGTCGGGAATCGCGACGATCCGGAGCGCAGTTCGTCCGCGCTTCGAGCGCATTTCGGCATCGACCTCACGCGCTTCCTGAACGAGTCTGAGTTGGGCATGGGGTTCCACACCTCCATGAGCTGGCTTGGCTTCCGCCTCGGGGAGCAGTTCGGCGTCTTTGAGGAGGAAAACGATCTCCTGTTCGATGTCGGGGGCTACGTCTGGTCAACCATCGCACTGGGACCAAGGACCTCGGTCAGCCCGGGCCTTGCGGTGACGTTTCGCAAGGATCAACCCGCGTCGTTTGAACCACGGCTTCGCCTAGCCTGGAACGCACCGTTTGGCGGCGAAGTGACCGGCGCGCTTGGGCGATACACCCAGACTCTCGTAGGCATTTCGGACGAACGCGATGCCGGCAGTGCATTCATCGCCTGGATGTCGGATCCGTCAGGTGGGGCGCAGGCGCGCGCCATCCATGCATTGGCGGGCTACAAAACCCGACTGGCGTCGCGCTGGCACATCGCATCGGAAGTCTTCCACAAGCGCATGCGGGAGCTCCCGGTGCCGATCTGGAGCACGATTGCGAGGTTCACAACGACGCTGGACCTGGTCAAGGCAACGTCTTCCGGGGCTGACCTGCGGCTTGAATACACCGGTCCCCGCTGGTACGCCTACACCAGCTACGGATTCTCACGCACGCTCTACCGCGCCGAGCAGGAGCAGTTTTTTGAGTGGTTTGGCGAGCCGGTTCAGGAATACAACCCGCCTCACGACCGGCGCCACCAGGTCCAGGCACTGATCGGATACTCGCTTTCGGGCTTCGATCTCAGCGTGCGGTGGCAGTACGGTTCCGGACTGCCGTACACACGGCCCATCGGTTTCGACGAGCAGTTGCAATTCGACCCCCTGGCAGATCCGCGAGAAGACTTCGGCACGACTCGCATCCTCTATCGCAAGCCCTATCAGGCACGCCTCCCGGGGTACCATCGTCTGGACGTTTCCGTCGAGCGCCGGGTAACCGGCCGCAAGGCTCAGCTGACGCTGCGTGGCGGGGTCATCAATGCCTACAATCGCGACAACCTGTTCTATTTCGATCTCTTTACCGTGCGCCGGGTGGACCAGCTCCCTCTCATCCCGATTCTCGGCATCAAGTTGGACCTGCTGTGA
- a CDS encoding TonB-dependent receptor: protein MKFFSLLAAMLLAAPLASAQSGSIRGFVTDADNGESLEFVNVVARADGELRRGSVTDLNGFFVLTSMASRSYELTATFIGYETFIDTVFVPTGQSITVNIALVPDQEVMDEILVESERSTGAARVTAGQQTVRPEDIDLIPAPDVSGDLATLLRTLPGVVSSGDRGGQLFVRGGEPSQNQALLDGILLYQPFHILGFYSAFPAEIINRADIYAGGFKAKFGERISSVMDVSTRNGNNRQFEGSASVSPFVSAAHLEGPIVPGKLTLLTSVRKSLVEQAAADLVGQPLPFDFGDAFAKLSAVFDSNQRASITALSTHDRGTLGQDLGSEVQPEEIRWENRGIGARYVILPRRFPVFFEANVSYSSLESSLGPADDPSRSTFIENGHAMIDLQFFRERTTWNGGASLRTVQLQSDMGGLFQNFERRSDRLLHFGLYLEPEYAVNQHLKVRPGLRAQFFDVRFQPFLEPRLRILYERGNHEFSLAGGYYEQAEIGLYDRRDAASVFMAWTNAIARSERFEEVSEGRVQTAIHGLLGYRTSLPAGIELSAEAYAKRLNNLFISEWTAYPRFTTNLQPATGRSYGFDLRAEIRRPRFYGYLTYGLSNTRYAAEQAQLRLWYGTESLEFRPPHDRRHQVNALASTTVKEFDVSVRWEFGSGLPFSRVVGFDGFALVNGVINPFEVDVSRRVIYERPFSGELPAYHRMDASVARSFEVERAEVTLQASVINAYDRANLFYLDVFTLRRADQLPFVPSLGIKVAFR from the coding sequence GTGAAGTTTTTTAGCCTCCTGGCGGCCATGTTGCTGGCCGCACCGCTTGCCTCCGCCCAGTCCGGGTCCATCCGTGGTTTTGTGACCGATGCCGACAACGGTGAATCCCTGGAATTCGTGAACGTCGTGGCTCGGGCCGACGGAGAGCTCAGGCGCGGGTCCGTCACCGACCTGAACGGGTTCTTTGTGCTTACGAGCATGGCGTCCCGCTCCTACGAGCTGACGGCGACCTTCATCGGTTACGAGACCTTCATTGACACCGTGTTTGTGCCGACAGGCCAGTCAATCACGGTCAACATCGCTCTTGTGCCCGACCAGGAGGTCATGGATGAGATCCTGGTTGAGTCCGAGCGGAGCACCGGTGCCGCGCGCGTCACGGCGGGGCAGCAGACGGTGCGCCCGGAAGACATCGACCTGATCCCCGCGCCCGATGTTTCGGGTGACCTGGCGACGCTGTTGCGCACGCTTCCCGGTGTGGTCTCCTCCGGTGACCGGGGCGGACAGCTCTTTGTGCGTGGAGGAGAGCCGTCCCAAAACCAGGCGCTGCTGGACGGAATCCTGCTCTACCAACCGTTCCACATCCTCGGATTCTACAGCGCGTTTCCGGCGGAAATCATCAATCGGGCGGACATCTACGCCGGCGGATTCAAGGCCAAGTTCGGCGAGCGCATCTCGTCCGTAATGGACGTCTCCACGCGCAACGGCAATAACCGCCAGTTCGAAGGTTCGGCCTCCGTCTCTCCCTTTGTCAGCGCGGCCCATCTGGAGGGACCGATCGTGCCCGGCAAGCTGACGCTGTTGACGTCCGTGCGCAAGTCACTCGTGGAGCAGGCTGCAGCCGACCTTGTGGGCCAGCCGCTGCCGTTCGACTTCGGCGATGCGTTTGCCAAACTGAGCGCGGTGTTCGACTCCAACCAGCGCGCCTCCATTACCGCTCTGTCCACTCACGACCGGGGCACGCTCGGCCAGGACCTGGGTTCAGAAGTACAGCCTGAGGAGATTCGCTGGGAGAACCGCGGAATCGGCGCTCGCTATGTGATTTTGCCAAGGCGATTCCCCGTCTTCTTTGAGGCGAACGTCTCCTATTCCAGCCTGGAGAGTTCGCTTGGCCCGGCAGACGATCCGTCCCGTTCCACGTTCATCGAGAACGGGCACGCCATGATCGATCTGCAGTTCTTCCGTGAGCGAACCACATGGAACGGCGGAGCCAGCCTGCGCACCGTGCAGCTGCAGAGCGATATGGGCGGGTTGTTCCAGAACTTCGAACGCAGGAGTGACCGGCTGCTGCATTTTGGCCTGTACCTGGAGCCTGAATACGCCGTCAACCAGCACCTGAAGGTCCGGCCGGGCCTGCGTGCCCAGTTCTTTGACGTGCGTTTTCAGCCGTTTCTGGAGCCACGGCTCCGGATTCTGTACGAGCGTGGAAACCACGAATTCAGCCTGGCAGGCGGGTACTACGAGCAGGCCGAGATCGGGCTGTACGACCGTCGAGACGCTGCAAGTGTCTTTATGGCATGGACCAACGCCATTGCCCGCAGCGAGCGGTTTGAAGAGGTCTCCGAAGGTCGCGTGCAGACCGCCATCCACGGACTGCTTGGCTACCGCACGTCGCTGCCGGCTGGCATCGAGTTGTCGGCCGAAGCATACGCCAAGCGTCTGAACAACCTGTTTATTTCCGAGTGGACGGCATATCCGCGGTTTACGACCAACCTGCAGCCGGCAACGGGCCGGAGCTATGGCTTCGATCTCCGGGCGGAGATCCGACGACCCCGATTCTACGGCTATCTGACGTACGGCCTGTCCAACACGCGATATGCCGCCGAACAGGCGCAATTGCGCCTCTGGTACGGCACGGAGTCGCTCGAATTCAGGCCTCCCCATGACCGCCGGCACCAGGTGAACGCTCTGGCCTCGACCACGGTCAAAGAGTTTGACGTGAGCGTGCGATGGGAATTCGGCTCGGGCCTGCCCTTCAGTCGCGTCGTCGGGTTTGACGGGTTTGCCCTGGTCAACGGCGTCATCAACCCATTCGAGGTGGACGTCAGTCGCCGTGTGATCTATGAGCGGCCTTTCTCCGGCGAGCTTCCTGCGTATCATCGCATGGACGCATCGGTGGCCCGCTCCTTCGAAGTCGAGCGTGCCGAAGTAACCCTGCAGGCGTCCGTCATCAATGCGTATGACCGGGCCAACCTGTTCTATCTTGACGTGTTCACGCTTCGCCGCGCCGACCAGCTGCCGTTCGTGCCCAGCCTGGGCATCAAGGTCGCCTTCAGGTAG